The following coding sequences are from one Myxococcota bacterium window:
- the metH gene encoding methionine synthase — MARTMSPSRDALLRQLLDERILVVDGSMGVLLQGMGLGEDDFRGQRFAKHPYDLKGHDGVLVLSNPSRIERVHRDYLEAGADLIITATFNGSSISLADYHLEPIAAELNLEAARLARRVADEFSARTPNKPRFVIGDLGPLPKTLSLSPDVNDPAFRSVTFDQVRDAYATQVRGLLEGGSDALIIETIFDTLNAKAAIVAIEEVFAERGARVPVMISVTFADKSGRNLSGQTVGAFWNSVQHAKPLMVGINCGLGPAESRPYLEELSRIADTYVSCHPNAGMPNALGGYDQTPETMSELMGEFARSGLVNMIGSCCGSGPEHIRQIAAAVEGVAPRRVPCFAERRTTFSGLETFTFSPEIPFVMVGERTNVTGSKKFAGLIQSGDFEAAATVALDQVRGGANILDVNVDEAMLDGPATMTRFLNQIAADDEISRLPVMVDSSDFRVIEAGLRCLQGKSIVNSLSLKEGEADFLHKAEVARRFGAGVVVMAFDERGQAETVERKVEICSRAYKLLTERAGFAGEDIVFDPNILAIATGIEEHNRFALNYLEAIPRIKAACPGAKISGGVSNLSFSFRGNERVREAIHTAFLYHATRAGMDMGIVNAGQLGVYEDIPKDLLERVEDILFDRRPDATERMIEFAERVKGAGKKREVDLSWREAPVESRLSHALVHGLVDFIEQDVEEARQKLPRPLDVIEGPLMEGMKVVGDLFGAGKMFLPQVVKSARAMKRAVAYLEPFMAKEKATARSAGKIVLATVKGDVHDIGKNIVGVVLGCNGYEVIDLGVMVPADRILETAKNEHCDAIGLSGLITPSLEEMVGVAREMQRQGFRLPLLIGGATTSTQHTAVRIAPQYEPPTVHVSDASRVVGVLSSVLDSGKLVEFDRKNRASQERLRLAHASRTTKELIPLAQARARRVTVDFSPANLALPEFTGRRVLADAPLREIERFIDWTFFFTAWELKGRFPALLDHPVQGPAARELYENGKALLRKLVDGRELHARGVYGFWPANSDGDDLVLWSDASRKHEAARFPMLRQQRTTGDQDPCLCLADYVAPLDSGVTDSIGAFAVTAGIGADEVARRFEAELDDYHAIMTKSLADRLAEAFAEWLHARVRREWGYGRAESLTNEDLIAEKYRGIRPAIGYPACPDHEAKVTLFDLLGAREIGMDLTSGYAMTPPASVAGLYLAHPKARYFSVGKIGKDQVADYAARRGVTTRHVERALAPQLGYEPEQT; from the coding sequence ATGGCCCGCACGATGAGCCCCTCGCGCGACGCACTCCTCCGCCAGCTACTCGACGAGCGCATTCTGGTCGTCGACGGCTCGATGGGCGTGCTCCTGCAGGGCATGGGGCTGGGTGAGGACGACTTCCGCGGCCAGCGCTTCGCGAAGCACCCCTACGACCTGAAGGGTCACGACGGGGTGCTCGTGCTGTCCAATCCGAGCCGCATCGAGCGCGTGCACCGCGACTATCTCGAGGCCGGCGCCGACCTGATCATCACCGCCACGTTCAACGGCTCGTCGATCTCGCTCGCCGACTATCACCTCGAGCCGATCGCGGCCGAGCTCAACCTCGAGGCCGCGCGGCTGGCGCGGCGCGTGGCCGACGAGTTCAGCGCGCGCACGCCGAACAAGCCGCGCTTCGTGATCGGCGACCTGGGTCCCCTGCCCAAGACGCTCTCGCTCTCGCCCGACGTGAACGACCCCGCGTTCCGCTCGGTGACCTTCGACCAGGTGCGCGATGCCTACGCCACCCAGGTGCGCGGCCTGCTCGAGGGCGGCTCCGACGCGCTGATCATCGAGACCATCTTCGACACACTGAACGCGAAGGCCGCGATCGTGGCCATCGAGGAGGTGTTCGCCGAGCGCGGCGCACGCGTGCCCGTGATGATCTCGGTCACCTTCGCGGACAAGAGCGGGCGCAACCTCTCCGGCCAGACGGTCGGCGCGTTCTGGAACTCCGTGCAGCACGCGAAGCCGCTCATGGTCGGCATCAACTGCGGGCTCGGTCCGGCCGAGTCACGCCCCTATCTCGAAGAGCTGTCGCGCATCGCCGACACCTACGTGTCGTGTCACCCGAACGCCGGTATGCCCAACGCGCTGGGCGGCTACGACCAGACGCCCGAGACCATGTCGGAGCTGATGGGCGAGTTCGCGCGCTCGGGGCTGGTGAACATGATCGGCTCGTGCTGCGGCAGCGGGCCCGAGCACATCCGCCAGATCGCGGCCGCGGTCGAGGGCGTGGCGCCGCGCCGCGTGCCGTGTTTCGCGGAGCGCCGCACCACCTTCTCCGGGCTCGAGACGTTCACCTTCTCGCCCGAGATCCCGTTCGTGATGGTCGGCGAGCGCACCAACGTGACCGGCAGCAAGAAGTTCGCCGGGCTGATCCAGTCCGGTGACTTCGAGGCCGCCGCCACGGTGGCCCTCGACCAGGTGCGCGGCGGCGCGAACATCCTCGACGTCAACGTCGACGAGGCCATGCTCGACGGCCCGGCCACGATGACCCGCTTCCTCAATCAGATCGCGGCCGACGACGAGATCTCGCGCCTGCCGGTCATGGTCGACAGCTCCGACTTCCGCGTGATCGAGGCCGGCCTGCGCTGCCTGCAGGGCAAGTCGATCGTGAACTCACTCTCGCTGAAAGAGGGCGAGGCCGATTTCCTGCACAAGGCCGAGGTCGCGCGGCGCTTCGGCGCCGGCGTGGTGGTCATGGCCTTCGACGAGCGCGGACAGGCGGAGACGGTCGAGCGCAAAGTCGAAATCTGCTCGCGCGCGTACAAGCTCTTGACCGAGCGCGCGGGCTTCGCGGGCGAGGACATCGTCTTCGACCCGAACATCCTGGCGATCGCGACCGGCATCGAGGAGCACAACCGCTTCGCGCTGAACTATCTCGAGGCGATTCCGCGCATCAAGGCGGCCTGCCCGGGCGCGAAGATCTCGGGCGGTGTCTCGAACCTCTCGTTCTCGTTCCGTGGCAACGAGCGCGTGCGCGAGGCCATCCACACCGCATTCCTCTACCACGCCACGCGCGCGGGCATGGACATGGGCATCGTCAACGCCGGGCAGCTCGGCGTGTACGAGGACATCCCGAAGGACTTGCTCGAGCGGGTGGAAGACATCCTGTTCGACCGCCGGCCCGACGCGACCGAGCGCATGATCGAGTTCGCCGAGCGCGTGAAGGGCGCGGGCAAGAAGCGCGAGGTCGACCTGTCCTGGCGCGAGGCTCCGGTCGAGTCACGACTCAGTCACGCGCTCGTGCACGGGCTGGTCGACTTCATCGAGCAGGACGTCGAAGAAGCGCGCCAGAAGCTGCCGCGTCCGCTCGACGTGATCGAAGGCCCGCTGATGGAGGGCATGAAGGTCGTGGGCGACCTGTTCGGCGCGGGCAAGATGTTCCTGCCGCAGGTCGTGAAGAGCGCGCGCGCCATGAAGCGCGCCGTCGCCTATCTCGAGCCCTTCATGGCGAAGGAGAAGGCGACCGCGCGCTCGGCCGGCAAGATCGTGCTCGCCACCGTGAAGGGCGACGTGCACGACATCGGCAAGAACATCGTCGGCGTGGTGCTGGGCTGCAACGGCTACGAGGTGATCGACCTCGGCGTCATGGTGCCCGCGGACCGCATTCTCGAGACCGCGAAGAACGAGCACTGCGACGCGATCGGTCTGTCGGGGCTGATCACGCCCTCGCTCGAGGAGATGGTCGGCGTGGCGCGCGAGATGCAACGCCAGGGCTTCCGCCTGCCGCTCCTGATCGGCGGCGCCACCACCTCGACTCAGCACACGGCGGTGCGCATCGCCCCGCAGTACGAGCCGCCGACGGTGCACGTGTCCGACGCGTCGCGCGTGGTGGGCGTGCTGTCGAGCGTGCTCGACTCCGGCAAGCTCGTGGAGTTCGACCGCAAGAACCGCGCGTCGCAGGAGAGATTGCGGCTCGCGCACGCCTCGCGCACGACGAAGGAGCTGATTCCGCTGGCCCAGGCGCGCGCGCGCCGAGTCACTGTGGACTTCTCGCCCGCGAACCTGGCGCTGCCCGAGTTCACCGGCCGGCGCGTGCTCGCCGACGCGCCGCTGCGCGAGATCGAGCGCTTCATCGACTGGACCTTCTTCTTCACCGCCTGGGAGCTGAAGGGCCGCTTCCCCGCGCTGCTCGATCACCCGGTGCAGGGCCCGGCGGCGCGCGAGCTGTACGAGAACGGCAAGGCCTTGCTGCGCAAGCTGGTCGACGGCCGCGAGCTGCACGCGCGCGGCGTGTACGGCTTCTGGCCCGCGAACTCCGACGGCGACGACCTGGTGCTCTGGAGCGACGCGTCGCGCAAGCACGAAGCCGCGCGCTTCCCCATGCTGCGCCAGCAGCGGACCACCGGCGACCAGGACCCGTGCCTGTGTCTGGCCGACTACGTCGCGCCGCTCGACTCGGGAGTCACCGACTCGATCGGCGCGTTCGCAGTCACTGCCGGCATCGGCGCCGACGAGGTCGCGCGCCGCTTCGAGGCCGAGCTCGACGACTACCACGCCATCATGACCAAATCGCTCGCCGACCGGCTGGCCGAGGCGTTCGCGGAGTGGCTGCACGCGCGCGTGCGCCGCGAGTGGGGCTACGGCCGCGCCGAGAGCCTCACGAACGAGGACCTGATCGCCGAGAAGTACCGCGGCATCCGGCCCGCGATCGGCTACCCCGCGTGCCCCGACCACGAAGCGAAGGTCACCCTGTTCGACCTCCTGGGCGCGCGCGAGATCGGCATGGACCTGACCTCGGGCTACGCCATGACTCCGCCCGCGAGCGTGGCCGGGCTCTACCTCGCGCACCCGAAAGCCCGCTACTTCAGCGTGGGCAAGATCGGGAAGGACCAGGTCGCGGACTACGCCGCGCGCAGGGGCGTCACCACGCGGCACGTCGAGCGCGCCTTAGCCCCCCAGCTTGGATATGAGCCAGAGCAAACTTAG
- a CDS encoding nitroreductase family protein, producing the protein MDLYEAMSTCRAVRRLRPDPIPDDVLERLVQAAAWAPTGGNVQPWRVVLVRSPSLKQSLAELYARSWSAYAGQVRRNLAPLPDARRAPHERTLAAGDHLAAHFGQTPVVAVFCFDPKQMAITDEGLDRPTVVGGGSVYPAVQNFLLAARAEGLGCVLTTLLCQHEAAVKVLLDIPAGWGTCAAIPLGWPLRKGHGPLTRKAPDKLAYTDRWGAGAS; encoded by the coding sequence GTGGACCTGTACGAGGCGATGAGCACCTGCCGCGCCGTGCGGAGGCTGCGGCCCGACCCGATCCCCGACGACGTGCTCGAGCGCCTGGTGCAGGCCGCCGCCTGGGCGCCGACCGGCGGGAACGTGCAGCCGTGGCGCGTGGTGCTGGTGCGCTCACCCTCGCTCAAGCAGTCACTCGCCGAGCTCTACGCGCGCAGCTGGTCCGCCTACGCGGGCCAGGTGCGCAGGAACCTCGCGCCGCTGCCCGACGCGCGCCGCGCGCCGCACGAGCGCACGCTCGCGGCCGGTGACCATCTGGCCGCGCACTTCGGCCAGACACCGGTCGTGGCCGTGTTCTGCTTCGACCCCAAGCAGATGGCGATCACCGACGAAGGCCTCGACCGGCCGACCGTCGTGGGCGGCGGCTCGGTGTATCCCGCGGTGCAGAACTTCCTGCTCGCCGCGCGCGCCGAGGGGCTCGGGTGCGTTCTCACTACGCTCCTGTGTCAGCACGAAGCGGCGGTGAAGGTGTTGCTCGACATCCCCGCCGGCTGGGGCACGTGCGCCGCGATTCCGCTGGGCTGGCCGTTGCGAAAGGGGCACGGCCCGCTCACCCGCAAGGCGCCGGACAAGCTCGCCTACACCGATCGCTGGGGCGCGGGCGCTTCCTGA
- a CDS encoding VOC family protein has protein sequence MMRLRQIAFVAQDLAKVVDDLCGVLGVEVCFRDPGVAEFGLHNALMPLGDRFLEVVSPVREGTTAGRLLERRRGDGGYMVIVQVDDLAAQRKRVEELGVRIVWKAELAPAATIHLHPRDVGAAILSFDWMREPDGWLWAGPEWREHVRTDLTRRMVGAELQGPDPRALAERWGQVFGRPVRPRAEGGYELALDGGTYLRFVADHDGRGEGVSGLDVEVSDPLEVVHRARARGVPATHDEVEICGVRIRLLRPS, from the coding sequence ATGATGCGCCTGCGACAGATCGCGTTCGTGGCCCAGGACCTGGCCAAGGTGGTCGACGACTTGTGTGGCGTGCTCGGAGTCGAGGTCTGCTTCCGCGACCCCGGCGTGGCCGAGTTCGGCCTGCACAACGCGCTCATGCCCCTGGGCGACCGCTTCCTGGAAGTGGTCTCGCCCGTGCGCGAGGGCACGACGGCGGGCCGCTTGCTCGAGCGGCGGCGCGGCGACGGCGGCTACATGGTGATCGTGCAGGTCGACGATCTGGCCGCGCAGCGCAAGCGCGTCGAGGAGCTCGGCGTGCGCATCGTGTGGAAGGCCGAGCTCGCGCCCGCGGCGACGATCCACCTGCACCCGCGCGACGTCGGCGCCGCGATCCTCTCGTTCGACTGGATGCGCGAGCCCGACGGCTGGCTGTGGGCCGGACCGGAGTGGCGCGAGCACGTGCGCACCGACCTGACGCGGCGCATGGTCGGCGCAGAGCTGCAGGGTCCCGACCCGCGCGCGCTCGCCGAGCGCTGGGGCCAGGTGTTCGGCCGGCCCGTGCGCCCGCGCGCCGAAGGCGGCTACGAGCTCGCGCTCGACGGCGGCACCTACCTGCGCTTCGTGGCCGACCACGACGGGCGCGGCGAGGGCGTATCGGGGCTCGACGTCGAGGTCAGCGACCCGCTCGAGGTGGTGCACCGCGCGCGCGCGCGCGGCGTGCCCGCGACTCACGACGAGGTCGAGATCTGCGGCGTGCGCATCCGCCTGCTGCGCCCGAGCTAG
- a CDS encoding PQQ-dependent sugar dehydrogenase → MPRSCSPLLLSFLLCLSSLSGGASAALPAGFTKTLVAGPWDQPVGVTFDANGRMYVWERPGRVWIVENGVKSATPLIDISEEVALWGDHGLLGFALHPNFANNGYIYLLYAVDHYYLQHAGQPGYDPNQSETNPPTIGRITRYTARASDGFHSVDPASRRILLGETPSTGCAILYLSHGVGSLVFGNDDSLLASCGDGGSYAGVDTGGPSQGSATVQALQEGIISPHDDVGAFRAQLTTSLNGKILRLDPQTGDGLPSNPFYDPNNPRAPRSRVYALGMRNPFRFTVRPGTGSHDQDDGDPGSLYVGNVGWNTWEELEVVDTGGYNSGWPIFEGMDPNPLYSVVQVANPDAPNPLFGVGGCTQPFFYFTDLIVQETLGTPSFPNPCNPAVQIPPSITRFMHRRPTFAYGRAADGPMLTPTFDGSTPGSIKVGTPGSPVVGQSVGGATVTGGVWYTGSDFPPAYQNSFFHAEYSFGYVSNIHYDPLDHPTEVEYFDTTAGGPVQLATSPQGGLYEVDIAANTVTRISYTGVGNQPPVAQASAAPLFGPTPLTVALSSAGSSDPEGGPLTYTWSFGDGTPNSTAANPVHTYFAPVGVSVMYPVTLTVRDIGNLSATVQTFVAVNDTPPAVTITSPPSQTLYSMTSTTSYPLTANISDAEQGAGQLACQWQVTLHHNEQTESAPVDTHCTTTANIQPLGCDGSVYYYTFSLTVSDPFGLATTKQVVVYPNCAAVQPVICGNLDANTVRNSADVFRLRFAFANPLTSGLTAGELSRCSVTGGTECDVADLTVLRRYLAGRAPGPMPVCPAAAP, encoded by the coding sequence TGGTCGCGGGGCCGTGGGACCAGCCCGTCGGGGTCACCTTCGACGCCAACGGCCGCATGTACGTCTGGGAGCGCCCGGGCCGCGTATGGATCGTCGAGAACGGCGTGAAGTCGGCCACGCCGCTGATCGACATCTCCGAAGAGGTCGCGCTCTGGGGCGACCACGGGCTGCTCGGCTTCGCGCTGCACCCGAACTTCGCGAACAACGGCTACATCTACCTGCTGTACGCGGTCGACCACTACTACCTGCAGCACGCCGGACAGCCCGGCTACGACCCGAACCAGTCCGAGACCAACCCGCCGACCATCGGCCGGATCACGCGCTACACGGCGCGCGCCTCCGACGGGTTCCACAGCGTGGATCCCGCCTCGCGCCGGATCCTGCTCGGAGAGACTCCCAGCACGGGCTGCGCGATCCTGTACTTGTCCCACGGCGTCGGGTCACTCGTGTTCGGCAACGACGACTCACTGCTGGCGAGCTGCGGCGACGGCGGCAGCTACGCGGGCGTGGACACCGGCGGCCCGTCGCAAGGCTCTGCCACGGTCCAGGCACTGCAGGAAGGCATCATCTCGCCGCACGACGACGTGGGCGCGTTTCGCGCGCAGCTCACGACCTCGCTGAACGGCAAGATCCTGCGCCTGGACCCGCAGACCGGCGACGGGCTGCCCAGCAATCCGTTCTACGACCCCAACAACCCGCGCGCGCCGCGCTCGCGCGTGTACGCGCTCGGCATGCGCAACCCGTTCCGCTTCACCGTGCGGCCGGGCACTGGGAGTCACGACCAGGACGACGGCGACCCCGGCTCGCTCTACGTCGGGAACGTGGGCTGGAACACCTGGGAGGAGCTCGAGGTCGTCGACACCGGCGGCTACAACTCGGGCTGGCCGATCTTCGAGGGCATGGATCCCAACCCGCTGTACTCGGTGGTCCAGGTGGCGAATCCCGACGCGCCGAATCCGCTGTTCGGCGTCGGGGGGTGCACCCAGCCGTTCTTCTACTTCACCGACCTGATCGTGCAGGAGACGCTCGGCACGCCGAGCTTCCCCAACCCCTGCAATCCCGCGGTGCAGATCCCGCCGAGCATCACGCGCTTCATGCACCGCCGGCCGACCTTCGCCTACGGGCGCGCCGCGGACGGGCCGATGCTCACGCCGACCTTCGACGGCAGCACGCCGGGCTCGATCAAGGTCGGCACGCCGGGCTCGCCCGTCGTGGGCCAGTCGGTGGGCGGCGCCACCGTGACGGGCGGCGTCTGGTACACCGGCAGCGACTTCCCGCCGGCCTACCAGAACAGCTTCTTCCACGCCGAGTACAGCTTCGGCTACGTGTCGAACATTCACTACGACCCGCTCGATCACCCGACCGAGGTCGAGTATTTCGACACCACCGCGGGCGGCCCGGTGCAGCTCGCCACCAGCCCCCAGGGCGGCTTGTACGAGGTCGACATCGCGGCCAACACGGTGACTCGCATCTCCTACACGGGCGTCGGCAACCAGCCGCCGGTCGCGCAGGCGAGCGCGGCCCCGTTGTTCGGCCCCACGCCGCTCACCGTCGCGCTGTCGAGCGCCGGCAGCTCCGATCCCGAAGGCGGACCGCTCACCTACACCTGGAGCTTCGGCGACGGCACGCCCAACTCCACGGCCGCCAATCCGGTTCACACCTACTTCGCGCCGGTCGGCGTGTCGGTCATGTACCCGGTCACGCTCACCGTCCGCGACATCGGCAACCTGAGCGCGACCGTGCAGACCTTCGTCGCGGTCAACGACACGCCGCCGGCAGTCACGATCACGAGCCCCCCGAGTCAGACGCTCTACTCCATGACCTCGACCACGTCGTATCCGCTCACGGCCAACATCAGCGATGCGGAGCAGGGCGCGGGTCAGCTCGCCTGTCAGTGGCAGGTGACCCTGCACCACAACGAGCAGACCGAGAGCGCGCCCGTCGACACGCACTGCACGACCACCGCCAACATCCAGCCGCTGGGCTGCGACGGGAGCGTCTACTACTACACGTTCTCGCTCACGGTGAGTGACCCGTTCGGGCTCGCGACCACCAAGCAGGTCGTCGTGTATCCGAACTGCGCGGCGGTCCAGCCGGTGATCTGCGGGAATCTCGACGCGAACACCGTGCGCAACTCGGCCGACGTGTTCCGTCTGCGCTTCGCGTTCGCGAACCCGCTGACTTCCGGGCTGACTGCCGGCGAGCTCTCGCGCTGCAGCGTGACCGGCGGGACCGAGTGCGACGTCGCGGACCTGACCGTGCTGCGCCGCTACCTCGCGGGCCGCGCGCCCGGGCCCATGCCGGTCTGCCCGGCCGCCGCGCCGTAG